From Halobacteriovorax sp. HLS, the proteins below share one genomic window:
- a CDS encoding LysM peptidoglycan-binding domain-containing protein produces the protein MKKTSNLLFLLALSSCSHISPIFKKKTEAPRSIKQLTSEKTYKKVEKKHFVKKEVIEVEPEKEDLISLIEPKREEVQKPLVSNYSSNDEHNLELKYEKKHYDFWLKYFSKREPARFKRHMANGLKFEKIVRDVFEEHGLPADLFFVGLIESGFNTHIRSHASAVGPWQFIKGTGDRYGLKIDRYLDERRNIYKSSHAAANYFKDLYNIFGSWELALCAYNAGEYRIINAIRKGNTRDYRELVRKKLIPKETIYYVPKVAAARHLFKNRNKYGLHVKRKGEAFYLNVDEVVAKKSLSIDDLSRKMNISLATLRKLNPEVKKSWIAVTRRRPVTLLLPKGQAEKFASLNFSKRSRTVASRKKSVSQSVSTTSSSVYKVRRGDNLYKISRRFNLPIKNIKTANGLRSSKIRIGQRLKIPVNGTKYTVRNGDNLTHIAKKFGVSIKTLVAANNLDGHIIYRGQKLFIPSES, from the coding sequence GTGAAAAAAACAAGCAATTTACTTTTCTTATTGGCCCTTTCTAGCTGCTCTCATATTTCTCCAATCTTTAAAAAGAAAACAGAGGCTCCTAGGAGTATTAAGCAATTAACATCCGAAAAAACTTATAAGAAAGTTGAGAAGAAACACTTTGTTAAAAAGGAAGTTATTGAAGTCGAGCCTGAGAAAGAAGATCTCATTTCACTAATTGAGCCAAAGAGAGAAGAAGTTCAAAAGCCATTAGTGTCGAATTATTCGTCTAATGATGAACATAATCTTGAATTAAAGTATGAGAAAAAGCATTATGACTTCTGGCTAAAGTATTTCTCAAAAAGAGAGCCGGCCAGATTTAAAAGACATATGGCCAATGGTTTAAAGTTTGAAAAAATAGTCAGAGATGTATTCGAAGAACATGGACTGCCTGCAGATCTATTCTTTGTAGGTTTAATCGAATCTGGCTTTAATACACATATACGCTCTCATGCCTCGGCAGTCGGACCGTGGCAGTTTATTAAAGGAACTGGAGATAGGTATGGTCTAAAAATTGATCGTTACCTAGATGAAAGAAGAAATATATATAAATCTTCTCATGCTGCTGCCAATTACTTTAAAGACCTTTACAATATTTTTGGAAGTTGGGAACTTGCTCTTTGCGCATATAATGCTGGAGAGTACAGAATTATCAATGCTATTCGTAAAGGTAATACGAGAGACTATAGGGAACTTGTAAGAAAGAAACTTATTCCTAAAGAAACAATTTATTACGTTCCAAAAGTTGCAGCAGCGAGACATTTATTCAAAAATAGAAATAAATATGGCCTACATGTGAAGAGAAAAGGTGAAGCATTTTATTTGAATGTTGATGAGGTTGTTGCAAAGAAGTCTCTCTCGATAGACGACTTATCAAGGAAAATGAATATATCACTTGCTACACTACGTAAGCTTAATCCAGAAGTTAAGAAAAGCTGGATTGCAGTAACGAGAAGAAGACCTGTGACACTTTTACTTCCTAAGGGACAAGCTGAGAAGTTTGCATCTCTGAATTTCTCTAAGAGATCGCGCACAGTGGCCAGTAGAAAGAAGTCTGTATCTCAAAGTGTAAGTACTACATCTAGTTCAGTCTATAAAGTTAGGCGTGGTGATAACCTTTATAAAATATCTAGAAGGTTTAATTTACCTATTAAGAATATCAAGACTGCAAACGGACTAAGATCTTCTAAAATTAGAATAGGGCAAAGATTAAAGATTCCAGTGAATGGTACAAAGTATACGGTAAGAAATGGGGATAATTTAACTCATATTGCAAAGAAGTTTGGAGTAT